The genomic DNA GGCGCGTTGATGGGCATGTTGACCGTGATGAAGGGCTTGCCGCTGACGTACGGCAAAGACATGCAAGAAGACAAAGAGCCGGTGTTTGATGCGTCAGACACCGCAGAGCTCTGCGTCACCGCCATGACCGGCATGTATCAATCCGCGACGTTTAATGCGGACAACATGAAAGCAGACGCGGGCAAGGGCTATACCACTGCCACTGATCTGGCCGATTGGTGCGTGCGGGTGTTGAACCTGCCGTTCCGCGACGCCCACCATGTTACGGGTGCCGTGGTGAAATTGGCGGAAGAGAAAAATTGCGAATTGGAAGATTTGAGCTTGGACGAGTTCCGATCCATCAATCCCGGCATCACGGACGAGATCTATTCGGTGCTGGGCGTGGACAATTCCGTGTCCAGCCGCACCTCGTTTGGCGGCACGGCGCCTTCTCAGGTTCTCGACCAAGTCAAACTGGCCCGCGAAAGGTTTTTGGCATGACGCGTTTTTTTGTGATGGCGCTGTGCGCCGTAATCGTGATGGGCAGCCTCAGCGCGTGTGGGCGTAAGGGCGATCCCGAGTTCCCGGATGGATCCCAATACCCCCGCGATTATCCCAACAATTAGGCTTAAAGAAGCAGCCCGATGGATTACTTTACCTACAAAGACGGCGAAATGTATGCCGAAGACGTGGCCTTGCGCGATCTGGCCGACCAAGTCGGCACGCCGTTTTATGTCTATTCCACAGCGACGCTGGAACGCCACTTCGACGTTTTTAACGCAGCCCTAGATGGTTTGGGTGCGTTGGTGTGTTTTGCGGTCAAAGCGAATTCGAACCAAGCGGTGATCAAAACCTTGGCCGGGCGTGGCGCAGGTGCGGACGTGGTGTCGGGCGGTGAGCTGACCCGTGCGCTCAAAGCAGGCGTGCCTGCGGATAAAATCGTTTTCTCCGGGGTGGGCAAAACTGACGATGAAATCCGTTTGGCGTTGGAAAGCTCCATCAAGCAAATCAACGTGGAATCCGAACCTGAGTTGGAGCGCATCAACGATGTGGCCAATGGGCTGGGCAAGGTTGCCAACGTGACCTTGCGCGTCAATCCGGACGTGGACGCCAAAACCCACGAAAAGATTTCAACGGGTAAGCTTGAAAATAAATTCGGCATTGAATGGACCCGCGTGAACGGCGTCTATCAGCGTGCCCATAACATGACCGGCGTGAAAATTCGCGGCTTGTCCATGCACATTGGATCTCAATTGTTGGACTTGCAGCCGTTTCGCGAAGCCTATACGCGCGCCGCTGAAATGGTGGCAGAGCTGCGCCAAGCGGGCATGGTGGTGGATGTCTTGGACATCGGTGGTGGCTTGGGCATTCCGTACTTCGAAGAAGAAGAAGACCAAGCGCCCACACCAGAAGCCTACGCCCAAGTGGTGCGTGAAACCCTGGGCGATTTGGGCGTTGAGTTGGTGTTGGAACCCGGGCGCATGATCGCGGGCAACTCCGGCATTTTGGTGAGCCGTGTGGTCTTCGTCA from Magnetovibrio sp. PR-2 includes the following:
- the lptM gene encoding LPS translocon maturation chaperone LptM, coding for MTRFFVMALCAVIVMGSLSACGRKGDPEFPDGSQYPRDYPNN
- the lysA gene encoding diaminopimelate decarboxylase, whose translation is MDYFTYKDGEMYAEDVALRDLADQVGTPFYVYSTATLERHFDVFNAALDGLGALVCFAVKANSNQAVIKTLAGRGAGADVVSGGELTRALKAGVPADKIVFSGVGKTDDEIRLALESSIKQINVESEPELERINDVANGLGKVANVTLRVNPDVDAKTHEKISTGKLENKFGIEWTRVNGVYQRAHNMTGVKIRGLSMHIGSQLLDLQPFREAYTRAAEMVAELRQAGMVVDVLDIGGGLGIPYFEEEEDQAPTPEAYAQVVRETLGDLGVELVLEPGRMIAGNSGILVSRVVFVKEGTTKTFLIADAGMNDLIRPTLYSAFHKIEPVKDPQDGAALINVDIVGPICETGDTFAKNRKLPKMKAGDLLVMRTAGAYGAVQANTYNTRALIPEVMVNGDKCAIVRERLDVEDIIALDKVPDWLAD